One Heteronotia binoei isolate CCM8104 ecotype False Entrance Well chromosome 10, APGP_CSIRO_Hbin_v1, whole genome shotgun sequence genomic region harbors:
- the LOC132578302 gene encoding rho guanine nucleotide exchange factor 2-like: MGSSLSVEQQAFSQDLLFLLTKEGHSVTKKEVEDLVKAIDDVCPWVPERGTLKLKDWVKIGGHFQDHPRVTARVLFTWPKIRACLKGLTPNNILFNQQMEAHPSPMASLPRLLPPASAPPFAPSLKTDERHFASRKPPDDHDMDTEDPGFPLAPVIQPDRSAAFAAAVSAAVLEEGDITNKEKERMKEKEKDARYTNGHLFTSITVSGMTMCFACNKSITAKEALSCPNCNVTIHNRCKDTLPNCTKVKQKHQKAALLKNNSALQSVSLRNKTTIRERPSSAIYPSESFRQTLLGSRRGRPTLSLSKSVSTTNIAGTFNDESPLGIRRILSQSTDSLNMRNRTLSVESLIDEGAEVIYSQLMSDFEMGEKDFEADSWSLAVDNNFLQQQQEGGHETTRCHL, encoded by the coding sequence ATGGGTTCCTCACTGTCCGTTGAACAACAAGCCTTTTCTCAAGACCTCCTCTTTCTACTCACTAAGGAAGGACACTCTGTTACAAAGAAGGAGGTTGAAGATTTAGTAAAAGCTATTGATGATGTATGTCCATGGGTCCCCGAAAGAGGAACCCTTAAGTTGAAGGACTGGGTGAAAATTGGCGGCCATTTCCAAGATCACCCTCGGGTGACGGCCAGAGTTCTGTTTACATGGCCCAAGATCCGAGCATGTTTGAAAGGGCTTACACcgaacaatattttgtttaatcagCAAATGGAGGCACACCCGTCACCTATGGCTTCCCTGCCGCGACTTTTGCCGCCCGCCTCCGCGCCACCTTTTGCCCCGTCTTTAAAAACGGATGAGCGGCATTTTGCGTCTCGCAAACCACCTGATGATCATGATATGGACACTGAGGACCCTGGGTTTCCCTTAGCCCCCGTCATACAGCCGGACCGCTCGGCCGCCTTTGCGGCAGCTGTTTCCGCCGCAGTCCTGGAAGAAGGGGACATTACtaacaaagagaaagaaaggatgaaggagaaagaaaaagacgCCCGCTACACCAATGGGCACCTCTTCACTTCCATCACTGTTTCCGGCATGACCATGTGTTTTGCCTGTAACAAGAGCATCACAGCCAAAGAGGCGCTGAGTTGTCCCAACTGCAATGTCACCATCCACAACCGCTGCAAGGATACTTTACCAAATTGTACCAAAGTCAAGCAGAAGCATCAAAAGGCAGCCTTGCTCAAGAACAATTCAGCATTGCAGTCGGTGTCCCTGAGGAACAAAACAACCATTAGGGAACGCCCCAGTTCTGCCATCTACCCCTCAGAGAGCTTCCGCCAGACCCTGCTGGGATCCCGCCGGGGCCGCCCCACTTTGTCCCTTTCCAAAAGTGTCTCTACCACCAACATTGCAGGGACTTTCAATGATGAATCTCCCTTGGGCATCAGAAGAATCCTGTCCCAGTCCACCGATTCCCTTAACATGCGCAACCGAACACTGTCAGTAGAATCACTCATTGATGAAGGAGCTGAAGTCATCTACAGTCAGCTGATGAGTGATTTTGAGATGGGGGAGAAGGACTTTGAGGCCGATTCCTGGAGCCTGGCAGTGGACAATAATTTTTTGCAGCAGCAACAAGAAGGAGGTCATGAAACGACAAGATGTCATTTATGA